A single window of Mustela erminea isolate mMusErm1 chromosome 4, mMusErm1.Pri, whole genome shotgun sequence DNA harbors:
- the LOC116588725 gene encoding keratin, type I cytoskeletal 18-like: MSFTTHSTFSSNYRSLGSMQSPSHRVQPVSSAASVYAGAGGSGSRISVSRSTSFRGGWGSGGLAMGLAAGMARGLAGIGGMQGEKETMQDLNDRLASYLERVRSLEADNQRLEVRIREHLEKKGPQVRDWGHYFKTIEELRSQIFASSVDNARIVLQIDNARLAADDFRVKYETELAMRQSVESDIHGLRKVIDDTNVTRLQLETELEALKEELLFMKKNHEEEVKGLQNQIANSGLTVELDAPKSQDLSKIMADIRAQYDELARKNREELDKYWSQQIEESTTVITTQTSEIGEAEMTLTKLRRTDQSLEINLDSMRNLKASLENSLREVETHYAMQMEQLNGVLLHLESELSQTPAEGQCKAQEYEALLNVKVKLEAEIAIYCRLLEDGEDFNLSDALDSSSSMQTIQKTTTRRIVDGKVVSETNDTKVLRR; this comes from the coding sequence ATGAGCTTCACCACCCACTCCACCTTCTCTTCCAACTATCGGTCCCTGGGCTCCATGCAGTCGCCCAGCCACCGGGTCCAGCCTGTCAGCAGCGCGGCCAGCGTCTATGCAGGCGCCGGAGGCTCAGGCTCCCGGATCTCCGTATCCCGCTCCACCAGCTTCCGGGGCGGCTGGGGGTCCGGGGGCCTGGCCATGGGGTTGGCCGCTGGGATGGCCAGGGGTCTGGCCGGCATAGGGGGCATGCAGGGCGAGAAGGAGACCATGCAAGACCTGAATGACCGCCTGGCCTCCTACCTGGAGAGGGTGAGGAGCCTGGAGGCAGATAATCAGAGACTGGAGGTGAGAATCCGGGAACACCTGGAGAAGAAGGGACCCCAGGTTAGAGACTGGGGGCATTACTTCAAGACCATCGAGGAGCTGAGGTCTCAGATTTTTGCAAGTTCTGTGGACAATGCCCGCATCGTTCTGCAGATTGACAATGCCCGTCTTGCTGCTGATGACTTCAGAGTCAAGTATGAGACGGAACTGGCCATGCGCCAGTCCGTGGAGAGTGACATCCACGGGCTCCGCAAGGTCATCGATGACACCAATGTCACTAGGCTGCAGCTGGAGACAGAGCTTGAGGCTCTCAAGGAGGAGTTGCTCTTTATGAAGAAGAACCATGAGGAGGAAGTAAAGGGTCTACAGAACCAAATTGCCAACTCCGGGTTGACCGTGGAGTTGGATGCCCCCAAGTCTCAGGACCTCAGCAAGATCATGGCAGACATCCGGGCCCAGTACGATGAGCTGGCTCGGAAGAACCGAGAGGAGCTGGACAAATACTGGTCCCAGCAGATTGAGGAAAGCACCACAGTGATCACCACACAGACCTCAGAGATAGGAGAGGCTGAGATGACCCTCACGAAGCTGAGACGTACCGACCAGTCCTTGGAGATCAACCTGGATTCGATGAGAAACCTGAAGGCCAGCTTAGAGAACAGCCTCAGGGAGGTCGAAACCCACTACGCCATGCAGATGGAGCAGCTCAATGGGGTCCTGCTGCACCTGGAGTCTGAACTGTCCCAGACCCCGGCAGAGGGGCAGTGCAAGGCCCAGGAGTATGAAGCCCTGTTGAATGTCAAGGTCAAGCTGGAGGCTGAGATCGCTATCTACTGTCGCCTGCTGGAAGATGGGGAGGACTTCAATCTCAGTGACGCCCTGGACAGCAGCAGCTCCATGCAAACCATCCAGAAAACCACTACCCGCAGGATTGTGGACGGCAAGGTCGTGTCTGAGACCAATGACACCAAAGTTCTGAGGCgttga